The following proteins are encoded in a genomic region of Stutzerimonas balearica DSM 6083:
- a CDS encoding helix-turn-helix domain-containing protein: protein MDKLAKALGERIRVQRKACRISQDALALACNIDRSYVGRIERGEVNITVEKLYRIASVLACDPCGLLPQASEL, encoded by the coding sequence ATGGATAAGTTGGCGAAAGCGTTAGGGGAACGCATCCGAGTGCAGAGGAAGGCCTGCCGGATTTCCCAGGATGCACTGGCGCTGGCGTGCAATATCGACCGCAGCTACGTAGGGCGGATCGAACGTGGCGAGGTCAACATCACCGTCGAGAAGCTGTATCGCATCGCAAGCGTGCTTGCATGCGATCCATGCGGCCTACTGCCTCAGGCGTCAGAGCTTTAG
- a CDS encoding DEAD/DEAH box helicase: MSRSLRSWQNSCITKALEHLTVTQHFFCQATPGAGKTRMAAELTSRLLQQDRIDLVLCFAPSCQVVEGFRSTFSEVLGRRLDGQMGAVGAAYTYQAMEYRDEGFWQLLDDYRVLVVFDEIHHCAGHDPLLSNAWGQQILHRIQDRAVFTLALSGTPWRSDDKAIALARYSSPEGHLICDYRYGLKDAIADDVCRSPRIVLLDNQKVKLTEELGANSSVRLFPSIAKLLGESPVTYEELLRHDEVINPILDLGCSKLNELRQIKPDAAGLVVATDIEHAQQVALALEAMGEECRIVTNKTQDAQQVINAFRSSACRWIVAVGMISEGTDIPRLQVCCYLSRIRTELHYRQVLGRVLRRTGESDDQAWLFMLAEPTLQGFAERISDDLPDDLAVLNDVQMPGFTPGSRPEPMGTLGHVEGFDGAGLGGAEPGIGSQPTNIISLGGFAIEPAYQVSFSQHYRQQLLACF; encoded by the coding sequence ATGAGCAGATCGCTACGCAGCTGGCAGAACAGCTGCATCACCAAGGCGTTGGAGCACCTTACCGTCACGCAGCACTTCTTCTGCCAGGCAACGCCGGGAGCCGGGAAGACGCGCATGGCCGCGGAGCTGACCAGCCGACTGCTTCAGCAGGACAGAATTGACCTGGTGCTGTGCTTTGCGCCGTCCTGCCAGGTCGTGGAGGGTTTTCGTTCGACTTTTTCGGAAGTGCTAGGCAGACGTCTCGATGGCCAGATGGGTGCCGTGGGGGCGGCCTATACCTATCAGGCCATGGAATACCGTGATGAGGGATTCTGGCAGCTTCTTGATGACTACCGGGTGCTTGTGGTCTTCGATGAAATCCACCATTGCGCCGGCCACGATCCGCTCCTCAGCAATGCCTGGGGGCAGCAGATACTGCACCGGATACAGGATCGCGCTGTCTTCACGTTGGCCCTGTCTGGCACGCCCTGGCGTTCGGACGACAAGGCCATCGCATTGGCTCGCTACTCTTCGCCCGAGGGGCATCTGATCTGTGATTACCGTTATGGCTTGAAAGATGCCATTGCCGACGACGTGTGCCGATCACCTCGCATTGTGTTGCTCGACAATCAGAAGGTGAAACTTACGGAAGAGCTTGGCGCGAATAGCTCCGTGAGGCTGTTTCCCAGCATCGCCAAGCTTTTAGGGGAGTCACCTGTCACCTATGAGGAACTTCTGCGTCATGACGAGGTGATCAATCCAATCCTCGATCTTGGCTGCAGCAAGCTGAACGAGCTACGCCAGATCAAACCTGATGCCGCTGGTTTGGTGGTGGCCACAGACATCGAACACGCCCAGCAAGTTGCACTGGCTCTAGAAGCAATGGGTGAAGAATGCCGCATCGTGACCAACAAAACCCAAGATGCGCAGCAGGTGATCAATGCATTCCGGAGCAGCGCCTGCCGCTGGATTGTGGCCGTCGGAATGATCAGCGAAGGCACCGACATTCCCCGCCTGCAAGTGTGCTGCTATCTCAGCCGTATCCGCACCGAACTGCATTACCGGCAAGTGCTGGGGCGAGTGCTGCGGCGCACAGGTGAGTCCGACGACCAGGCATGGCTATTCATGTTGGCGGAGCCAACGCTTCAGGGTTTTGCGGAGCGAATATCGGATGACTTGCCTGATGACCTGGCAGTTTTGAACGATGTGCAGATGCCTGGTTTTACTCCAGGCTCCAGGCCTGAGCCGATGGGCACTTTGGGTCATGTTGAAGGTTTCGACGGTGCGGGGTTAGGTGGTGCAGAACCGGGTATTGGATCGCAGCCTACGAACATCATTTCGCTGGGTGGCTTTGCAATTGAGCCTGCTTACCAGGTCAGCTTTTCCCAGCATTATCGGCAGCAGCTACTGGCTTGTTTTTAA
- a CDS encoding inositol monophosphatase family protein, whose translation MTGLRLSDLLEPVMQLAYEAGLLIESELNRPDGPRGSGFKADVDVEIEVLLRQRLKHILNCDFVGEETGCELSGHPFSWVVDPNDGTGDFLNRRPGSAISIGLLHNATPVLGVVYAPVTPSGPDCIAWAEGAPALLRNGRPVNNDLQSAILGKRPAKSPSELQH comes from the coding sequence ATGACAGGACTGCGGCTGAGCGATCTTCTTGAACCCGTCATGCAGCTTGCTTACGAAGCAGGCCTACTTATTGAGTCAGAGCTTAATAGACCAGACGGCCCAAGGGGCAGTGGCTTTAAGGCAGACGTCGATGTTGAAATCGAGGTACTTCTGCGACAGCGACTGAAGCACATCCTTAATTGCGATTTTGTCGGAGAAGAAACGGGCTGCGAGCTATCAGGCCACCCATTTAGTTGGGTTGTTGACCCCAATGATGGAACAGGCGACTTCCTCAATCGTCGGCCGGGCTCTGCCATTTCTATCGGATTGCTGCATAACGCAACGCCAGTGCTGGGCGTGGTTTACGCCCCCGTCACGCCTAGTGGTCCTGACTGCATAGCATGGGCTGAGGGTGCACCGGCTTTACTGCGTAATGGTCGTCCCGTGAATAATGACCTGCAATCTGCGATCTTGGGTAAGCGTCCAGCCAAGTCACCTTCCGAACTCCAGCATTAA
- the tnpA gene encoding IS66-like element accessory protein TnpA, with protein sequence MRQRSSYPEPFKVQVVQECLQPGATVSSVAIRHGINANVIRKWLPLYRDQLPAALPAFVPLRATPKRPTAASVIIELSLGEQSVTVKWPVSDPDGCARFVRGLAP encoded by the coding sequence ATGCGCCAACGAAGCTCTTACCCCGAACCGTTCAAGGTCCAGGTCGTTCAGGAATGCCTACAACCGGGTGCGACCGTCTCCAGCGTTGCCATCCGCCATGGCATCAACGCCAACGTCATTCGAAAATGGCTACCGCTTTACCGAGATCAGCTACCCGCGGCGTTGCCGGCGTTCGTTCCATTGAGGGCTACGCCCAAACGGCCGACTGCAGCATCGGTGATTATTGAGCTATCGCTTGGCGAGCAGTCAGTCACAGTGAAATGGCCAGTGTCCGATCCTGACGGCTGCGCCCGCTTTGTCCGGGGGCTTGCCCCGTGA
- the tnpB gene encoding IS66 family insertion sequence element accessory protein TnpB (TnpB, as the term is used for proteins encoded by IS66 family insertion elements, is considered an accessory protein, since TnpC, encoded by a neighboring gene, is a DDE family transposase.), translated as MIRIDSIWLATEPMDMRAGTETALARVVEVFGAAKPHCAYLFANRRANRMKVLVHDGVGIWLAARRLNQGKFHWPGIHRGSEVELDTEQLQALVLGLPWQRVGAAGAITVL; from the coding sequence GTGATCCGCATCGATAGCATCTGGCTTGCCACTGAGCCGATGGACATGCGCGCCGGCACCGAGACCGCATTGGCCCGTGTAGTGGAGGTATTCGGTGCGGCGAAGCCGCACTGTGCTTATCTGTTCGCCAACCGCCGCGCCAACCGCATGAAAGTGTTGGTGCATGACGGTGTAGGGATCTGGCTGGCCGCGCGGCGATTGAACCAGGGCAAGTTTCACTGGCCAGGCATCCACCGCGGCTCGGAAGTTGAACTCGACACCGAGCAGCTTCAGGCTTTGGTGCTCGGTTTACCTTGGCAGCGGGTTGGTGCAGCCGGTGCGATCACAGTGCTGTAG